A genomic region of Candidatus Cloacimonadota bacterium contains the following coding sequences:
- a CDS encoding type II and III secretion system protein, which produces MKKIILLLLFTLLCTSLLEAQWVEDEFSYKELVSMGRETPFYEAVRALEVMSIQYEGKKIVNLSKFTGEIGIPIKEVYWKNALFLIINFNDLILEDLPGSYVINDMTELEEEAAEGPEITPSTKQVKISSIFFKADKSILNSIGIDWSTLFNGKVVAAINFSGSSVAEDVFNASAATKLESGDVTIDINTLFSILESHQVGTVIARPTLIVISGKQGQIQVGQDFSVKKKDEAGNISDEFFETGVIMTVTPTVVDDENGEAIHLVASVQKSSATPGELSTIINKSESDTEVLLYDGEETVIGGLYDTDETISRVGIPILKDLPWWVLGIRYLTGSNRRETNIREMIVIIKAEISKSTHERRNEALNTQQKIEEHRIENEDAKKLFNIEETDDTKNK; this is translated from the coding sequence ATGAAAAAAATAATTCTCTTACTTTTATTCACATTACTCTGTACTTCATTGTTAGAAGCACAGTGGGTGGAAGATGAATTCTCATATAAGGAACTTGTTTCAATGGGTCGAGAGACTCCCTTCTATGAAGCGGTTCGTGCCCTTGAAGTCATGTCCATTCAATATGAAGGGAAAAAGATCGTTAATTTGAGCAAGTTCACGGGCGAAATAGGTATTCCTATCAAAGAAGTATATTGGAAGAATGCGCTATTTCTTATCATCAACTTTAATGATCTCATACTCGAGGACCTTCCCGGCTCGTATGTTATAAATGACATGACAGAGCTCGAAGAAGAAGCTGCCGAAGGACCTGAAATCACTCCGAGTACGAAGCAGGTAAAGATATCATCTATCTTTTTCAAAGCTGATAAATCAATACTTAATAGTATTGGGATTGATTGGTCAACTCTCTTTAATGGTAAAGTAGTTGCTGCAATCAACTTTTCAGGAAGTAGTGTTGCTGAAGATGTCTTTAATGCAAGCGCTGCCACAAAACTTGAATCCGGTGATGTTACGATAGATATCAATACTCTCTTCAGTATACTGGAATCACATCAGGTCGGTACGGTTATCGCACGTCCAACTCTTATTGTTATTTCTGGCAAGCAAGGGCAAATACAGGTTGGCCAGGACTTCTCTGTTAAGAAGAAAGACGAAGCAGGAAATATCAGTGATGAATTCTTCGAGACCGGTGTAATCATGACTGTTACCCCTACTGTTGTCGATGATGAAAATGGAGAAGCAATCCATCTTGTTGCAAGTGTTCAAAAAAGTTCTGCAACACCGGGTGAGCTCAGTACAATCATTAATAAGAGTGAATCGGATACTGAAGTTCTCCTCTATGACGGTGAAGAAACAGTCATCGGCGGTCTTTATGACACAGATGAAACAATAAGCCGAGTTGGAATTCCAATTTTAAAGGATCTTCCCTGGTGGGTTTTGGGTATCAGATACCTTACCGGTTCGAACAGACGTGAAACGAACATTCGAGAAATGATTGTTATCATTAAGGCTGAGATATCGAAATCAACACATGAGAGAAGAAATGAAGCATTAAATACTCAGCAAAAGATAGAAGAACATCGTATCGAGAACGAGGATGCAAAAAAACTTTTTAATATTGAGGAAACCGATGACACAAAAAATAAATAA
- a CDS encoding tetratricopeptide repeat protein, which translates to MKLSKNGKTAIGIYQDGMTIKVAQLTVVNGKISLTELSETTLSLPLYPLEVTPPDQGATSIDQEATEPIADLADFSEDFKIPDLAELEESEYEPAEEAEPVMTGKQEFQKLISHFPLDSCRLSMNALEENVSYTQFSETFTQSHSRSKIKKLIRDEILSKEEQKNKNYNFDFIRNGDNSLLAFVEKGRNDILQALQEINPLIYKKRFYFSYIEPIEVSLMNLVRNNYEFNEDDYVLLIYIGIDSKFGIIMKGNQYVKSFPLIVPESDLDRMRQVIYSKIILEQDTSNVNITRNVILAGEMSKDDDVQYFRNQINSGANITRISLDKLHIPSAKEAAFPPERIADYCIPISLAWKSLEGRNKNFYTCNLLPPKIIESQKPFKIEWHGFLVMAAIFYVAFSATFKNLDIKKDIIEISRENSQIEIELRRNRSIVVKLQQVKKEIDALQENLKKVDKLVGTKNQWYYILNVLSNAFKDNKISWITSFNTQDKNFKISGYTTRKRNVIPFSNLFPDGIIEKVIENTIQNIAIWQYDITYGYPDPIEVAKLKKESEPGIEFIKDTEQLSSPQVQIDSFKPAEKPKVNTATQLVKPVTSSARYNEIAQLYFSGNYQNAYNQFKEFLLEFPDSKYTNNASYLMGECLYQMKDVDQAILVFETVIKQGGLKTPDALMMLGNACSQKNNLDQAKIYWTRIVNEYPQNRLASIAEKKLAQLGPTKPIENSSINDTVENQSSELFDIQLYADGNYDNILNEQKKLNAAGYPTKIIPISTSSGVIYRLRVDGSFSRDKAFSLGKEISRALNSYYDFWITEAPVTNPSSQEDNAKIIDIQEEIRSEYASILEKYFSEDYQASYDGFYDFMKKYPDHDLASNAQYYMGEAQYQMDNLPEAITIFEIVLEKQDVKKPDALMMLGNAHAELGNNDQALYYWNELISVYPHHHLADIAQIKAIELKD; encoded by the coding sequence ATGAAATTAAGTAAAAACGGAAAAACAGCGATTGGTATTTATCAAGATGGGATGACCATTAAAGTTGCACAACTCACGGTTGTCAATGGGAAAATAAGTCTCACCGAACTATCTGAGACAACTTTATCACTCCCCCTTTATCCACTTGAAGTAACTCCTCCAGATCAAGGTGCAACTTCAATAGATCAAGAAGCGACAGAGCCAATTGCAGATCTTGCAGATTTTTCTGAGGATTTTAAAATTCCTGATCTTGCAGAACTAGAGGAATCCGAATATGAACCTGCTGAAGAAGCTGAACCGGTCATGACCGGAAAACAGGAATTTCAAAAATTAATATCTCATTTTCCTCTCGACTCTTGCCGTCTTTCTATGAATGCTCTCGAAGAGAATGTCTCATACACACAATTCAGCGAGACCTTTACACAATCACATTCCCGGTCAAAGATAAAAAAGCTCATACGCGATGAGATCCTTTCAAAAGAAGAACAAAAGAACAAAAATTATAATTTTGATTTTATTAGAAATGGAGATAATTCTCTTCTTGCTTTTGTGGAAAAGGGCCGAAATGATATTCTTCAAGCTCTTCAAGAAATTAATCCGCTTATATACAAAAAGAGATTTTATTTTAGTTATATTGAGCCTATAGAGGTTTCGCTTATGAACCTTGTGCGGAATAACTATGAATTTAATGAAGATGATTATGTGCTCTTAATTTATATCGGCATAGATTCTAAATTCGGGATTATAATGAAGGGAAATCAATATGTGAAAAGTTTCCCTTTGATCGTTCCTGAATCCGATCTCGATCGTATGCGTCAAGTTATCTATTCGAAGATTATTCTCGAACAGGACACTTCAAATGTAAACATAACTAGAAATGTTATCCTTGCCGGTGAAATGTCTAAGGATGATGATGTACAATACTTCCGTAACCAGATAAATTCTGGAGCAAATATTACACGCATATCACTTGATAAGCTTCATATTCCATCAGCAAAAGAAGCAGCATTTCCCCCAGAAAGAATCGCTGATTATTGCATACCTATATCCCTAGCCTGGAAATCGTTGGAGGGAAGGAACAAGAACTTCTATACATGCAACCTTCTTCCTCCAAAAATAATTGAAAGCCAGAAACCCTTCAAGATAGAGTGGCATGGATTTCTTGTCATGGCTGCGATTTTCTATGTCGCTTTTTCTGCTACGTTTAAGAATCTCGACATTAAAAAAGATATTATTGAGATCAGCCGTGAAAATAGCCAGATAGAGATAGAGTTAAGGAGAAACCGTTCCATTGTTGTAAAACTCCAGCAGGTAAAAAAAGAGATAGACGCTCTGCAGGAAAATCTTAAAAAAGTAGATAAACTCGTTGGTACTAAAAACCAGTGGTACTATATCTTGAACGTCCTATCAAACGCTTTCAAAGATAATAAAATCAGCTGGATAACATCCTTTAATACACAGGATAAAAATTTTAAAATAAGCGGTTACACAACGAGAAAGAGAAATGTAATACCATTCTCCAATCTATTCCCTGATGGAATTATCGAAAAAGTAATTGAAAACACGATACAGAACATCGCAATATGGCAATATGATATAACATATGGTTATCCTGATCCTATTGAAGTAGCTAAGCTAAAAAAAGAGAGTGAACCGGGCATCGAGTTTATCAAAGATACCGAACAGCTTTCTTCTCCTCAGGTTCAAATAGATTCTTTCAAACCTGCTGAAAAACCAAAAGTGAATACTGCAACTCAGCTAGTGAAACCCGTTACATCCAGTGCTCGTTATAATGAAATCGCGCAGCTATATTTCTCAGGTAATTATCAGAACGCTTATAATCAGTTCAAAGAATTTCTTCTTGAATTTCCTGATAGCAAATATACGAACAATGCTAGTTATCTTATGGGTGAATGTCTCTATCAAATGAAGGATGTTGATCAGGCAATTTTGGTGTTTGAAACAGTTATCAAACAAGGGGGCCTTAAAACACCGGATGCTCTGATGATGCTTGGAAATGCGTGTTCTCAAAAAAACAATCTCGATCAAGCTAAGATCTATTGGACAAGGATTGTAAATGAATATCCCCAAAACAGACTTGCATCCATCGCAGAAAAGAAACTTGCACAACTTGGCCCGACCAAACCAATTGAAAACAGCTCTATTAATGATACTGTTGAAAATCAATCATCAGAACTTTTTGATATACAGCTCTATGCTGATGGCAACTATGATAATATCCTCAATGAGCAGAAAAAATTGAATGCAGCAGGATACCCAACAAAAATTATACCTATCTCTACGAGTTCGGGGGTTATATATAGATTGAGGGTCGATGGCTCATTTTCTCGAGACAAAGCGTTTTCTCTTGGCAAGGAAATAAGCAGAGCGTTAAATTCTTATTATGACTTCTGGATCACTGAAGCACCTGTCACAAACCCATCATCTCAGGAAGATAATGCAAAGATCATAGATATTCAAGAGGAAATTCGGTCTGAATATGCTTCGATACTTGAAAAATATTTTTCTGAAGATTACCAGGCATCATACGATGGTTTCTATGATTTCATGAAGAAATATCCCGATCATGATCTTGCTTCGAATGCGCAGTATTATATGGGTGAAGCCCAGTATCAAATGGATAACCTGCCTGAAGCAATAACCATCTTTGAAATTGTTCTGGAAAAACAAGATGTAAAAAAACCCGATGCATTAATGATGCTTGGAAACGCTCATGCTGAGCTTGGAAACAACGATCAAGCCCTCTACTACTGGAATGAACTGATCTCTGTCTATCCTCATCATCACCTTGCTGATATTGCACAGATAAAAGCAATTGAGTTAAAGGATTAA
- the tadA gene encoding Flp pilus assembly complex ATPase component TadA — protein sequence MGLSFTPEMLVGLPEYLTGTSRFQNINKIITYNAAWREEAYEHLRKLLKYMREIDASDLDIGGPGSNNNVWYRTYGKKSPCDDMPHYTNDEVTAILLSVLSDDQKVLLFKDKNVDLSVGMVLEEGERQSRFRSDIYYESNVLVGNFRRINQNLYKIESLGFPAPIIQRMDLQFEKSGLILVTGITGSGKSSTLDSIVDMNNHNNDAHIIILGAPIEYVHKSDRCILRHREVGEDVLSFKNGVVQSLRQDPDIIIVGEMRDPDTIARVLEATDSGHKAFSTLHTSSAVDSIHRIIGEFPTREQERIRLRLADTLSVIISQKLVPNIGGKRSLVKEILSVTPSVKAAIRNQNINEIYQMITEGKKYGMITLEQDLFNIYKKGEISKDVALNYSNNRKRMEQLLTYS from the coding sequence ATGGGTTTATCATTTACACCGGAAATGCTTGTTGGTTTGCCTGAATATCTCACCGGTACAAGCCGTTTCCAAAACATAAATAAGATCATTACATACAACGCTGCATGGCGTGAAGAAGCATATGAACATCTGCGTAAACTTCTCAAATACATGCGTGAAATAGATGCTTCCGACCTCGATATCGGTGGTCCGGGCTCAAATAATAACGTTTGGTACAGAACATATGGAAAAAAGTCGCCGTGTGATGATATGCCACATTATACCAATGATGAGGTAACTGCTATATTGTTAAGCGTCCTTTCTGATGACCAGAAAGTTCTTCTTTTTAAGGATAAGAACGTTGACCTTTCTGTTGGGATGGTTCTTGAAGAAGGTGAACGTCAAAGTCGTTTTAGAAGTGATATCTATTACGAAAGCAATGTACTGGTCGGTAACTTCAGGCGTATCAATCAAAATCTTTATAAAATTGAATCTCTTGGTTTTCCGGCTCCTATCATCCAGAGGATGGATCTCCAGTTCGAGAAATCAGGCTTGATTCTTGTAACCGGTATAACTGGTTCAGGAAAAAGCAGCACATTGGATTCAATTGTTGATATGAATAATCATAATAATGATGCACATATCATTATACTTGGTGCCCCGATCGAATATGTTCATAAATCAGATAGATGCATACTCCGGCATAGAGAAGTAGGTGAGGATGTTTTATCCTTTAAAAATGGTGTTGTCCAATCTCTTCGTCAAGACCCCGATATCATCATCGTCGGTGAGATGAGAGATCCGGACACGATCGCTCGAGTTCTCGAAGCAACTGACAGTGGACATAAAGCTTTTTCAACACTTCATACAAGCTCTGCGGTTGACAGTATTCATAGAATTATCGGTGAATTCCCGACTCGTGAGCAAGAGAGAATTAGACTCCGACTTGCTGATACTCTTTCAGTCATCATTTCTCAAAAACTTGTTCCAAACATAGGTGGTAAACGCAGTCTAGTTAAAGAGATACTTTCGGTTACACCATCTGTAAAGGCAGCTATTCGAAATCAAAATATTAATGAAATATACCAGATGATAACCGAAGGTAAGAAGTATGGTATGATCACACTCGAACAGGACCTTTTCAATATTTATAAAAAAGGTGAAATCTCTAAAGACGTTGCTCTAAATTATTCAAATAATAGAAAAAGAATGGAGCAGCTCCTGACCTATTCATGA
- a CDS encoding response regulator: protein MQKHILIIDDEDSIRELCKEFLEEEGYKVTLAVDGQDGLDKMNYDDFDLYLVDMVMPRMDGLETMKRIKKKQPLAVIIITTGFSSIEGAVKAVHAGAFQYLSKPINAEELLEAVKKGLQYGEDLYGPLQKAFEPGAEGTKNEPAILNGFTQEEKADFLALGRIKKYEAGQTITLENENANSIVLVDSGEVSVWLSNTTVDYLRKNDSWAEENFILASSAFTALRSETACVIRFFERKKLLDFFAYKGERLMKRFMINLINCLFTKWRKSIQRIVMLKLVTGEK from the coding sequence ATGCAAAAACACATTTTAATCATCGATGACGAGGATAGCATCAGAGAGCTCTGCAAGGAATTCCTAGAAGAAGAAGGTTACAAAGTCACGCTCGCAGTTGATGGTCAGGATGGTCTCGATAAGATGAACTATGATGACTTCGACCTATACCTGGTCGATATGGTCATGCCTCGTATGGATGGACTAGAAACGATGAAGCGCATCAAAAAGAAACAACCTCTTGCAGTAATCATTATTACAACTGGTTTTTCGAGTATTGAAGGTGCCGTAAAAGCGGTTCATGCCGGTGCGTTTCAATATTTATCAAAACCCATCAATGCAGAAGAACTCCTCGAAGCAGTTAAAAAAGGTCTGCAATACGGTGAGGACTTATATGGTCCGCTGCAAAAGGCATTTGAACCGGGAGCAGAAGGCACAAAGAATGAGCCGGCTATTCTTAATGGTTTTACACAGGAAGAAAAGGCTGATTTCCTCGCGCTTGGAAGGATAAAAAAATACGAAGCTGGTCAGACCATCACACTCGAAAACGAAAACGCCAACTCAATCGTTCTTGTTGACTCAGGAGAAGTGTCGGTTTGGTTGAGTAATACTACAGTTGACTACCTCCGCAAGAATGACAGTTGGGCTGAAGAAAATTTTATTCTTGCAAGCTCTGCCTTTACTGCCCTTCGTTCTGAAACTGCATGTGTAATTCGCTTTTTTGAAAGGAAAAAACTCCTTGATTTCTTCGCATATAAGGGTGAACGTCTTATGAAACGATTCATGATCAATCTTATTAATTGTCTCTTCACTAAATGGCGAAAGTCTATTCAACGAATCGTCATGCTCAAGCTCGTTACCGGCGAGAAATAA
- a CDS encoding histidine kinase, whose amino-acid sequence MEQIRLLDSEKLMFSWWLKIRWFIVLILFAIGLLRIGMIQQTFPIVAFVGAFLGISVLNILFHLQIITSNNLIGAAQIVLDIIFGTIVVHLTGGLNSSFVWIFLVAVVTASLSIEKAGGFIAAMIGSLSLLLLILMYNFGWLAPVNGQPYEANAATQTIFLISYTGLFTVIAFISSYISDMVRKLSLKVLEANDKLKNQEEFLKDKEDKIVSDEKALSDYEEVVRVSASLAGIDHDINNPLSIISLSLSRVKKAASQYDDEKLHKSSNQITEAINKINGILARLQELKRLPLIKKARNK is encoded by the coding sequence ATGGAACAAATAAGATTATTAGACTCGGAAAAATTGATGTTTTCCTGGTGGCTTAAAATTCGCTGGTTCATTGTGCTCATATTGTTTGCAATTGGTCTGCTTCGCATTGGTATGATACAACAAACTTTTCCAATTGTGGCATTCGTAGGTGCTTTTCTTGGTATTAGCGTGCTCAACATATTGTTTCATCTTCAGATTATAACATCAAACAATCTTATCGGGGCTGCACAGATCGTGCTTGATATTATATTCGGTACAATTGTCGTTCATCTTACTGGTGGATTAAATAGTTCTTTCGTATGGATATTCCTTGTTGCTGTTGTAACTGCGAGTTTGTCGATCGAAAAAGCTGGTGGTTTCATTGCTGCTATGATCGGAAGCTTAAGTCTGCTTCTTCTTATCCTCATGTACAACTTCGGATGGCTAGCTCCTGTTAATGGTCAACCATATGAAGCAAATGCTGCAACACAAACCATTTTTCTTATCTCATATACCGGTCTGTTTACTGTTATCGCATTTATCTCAAGTTATATAAGTGATATGGTAAGAAAACTCTCACTTAAGGTCCTCGAAGCAAATGACAAGCTGAAAAATCAAGAAGAGTTCCTTAAAGATAAAGAAGATAAGATCGTATCTGATGAAAAAGCATTATCTGATTATGAGGAGGTTGTAAGGGTTTCTGCATCATTGGCGGGTATCGATCATGATATCAATAATCCACTTAGCATCATATCTCTTTCATTGAGCAGGGTAAAAAAGGCTGCAAGCCAGTATGATGATGAGAAACTTCATAAATCAAGCAATCAAATAACCGAAGCAATTAATAAGATCAATGGCATCCTTGCTCGGTTGCAGGAGCTTAAACGATTGCCCCTGATAAAAAAAGCACGAAATAAATAA